A portion of the Candidatus Zixiibacteriota bacterium genome contains these proteins:
- a CDS encoding glutamate--tRNA ligase produces MSDIRVRIAPSPSGYLHVGTARTAIFNYLYAKAKGGKFILRIEDTDQARSSEDMVAVILEGLQWLAVDWDEGPYYQSQRFDHYPPYTEKLLESGAAYRCFCTSQELAEKRDRAQKEKKTYQYDRKCRDLSDDQIKARLDDGNKFTVRLKLPLEGEVSFEDQVLGRVSKAYADLDDFIIVRSDGSPIYNFAVVADDIEMGISHVIRGNDHIANTYKQVEIYKALNAQLPQFAHIPLLLRPDRSKVSKRKGDKSVTEYRDEGILPEAMFNFLALLGWSPKDDREIMSREEIIKTFDFKGINPNNAVFDPVKLTWMNSQYIMKMDNHTLVERIQPILMEKDLATKYWIETRWQWMLKVVEQLKERCENLYDFAEKGYYFFKDDFEYDPKGVKKRFAKEGVAEKLKKLREEFGKHQDLTKSVAEQAIRGLAESMEVGAGQLIHPTRLALTGMTGGPGLFDIIELINQPEVDKRLSRAIEFIRSL; encoded by the coding sequence ATGAGCGATATCAGAGTCAGGATAGCACCCTCTCCATCGGGGTATCTGCATGTCGGAACCGCGCGTACGGCGATTTTTAATTATCTTTACGCTAAAGCCAAAGGTGGAAAATTTATTCTTCGGATCGAGGATACCGACCAGGCCCGCTCATCAGAAGATATGGTGGCGGTGATCCTGGAGGGTCTTCAGTGGCTCGCGGTCGATTGGGATGAGGGGCCTTATTACCAGTCGCAGAGATTCGACCATTATCCTCCCTACACTGAAAAGCTGTTGGAATCGGGTGCCGCCTACCGTTGCTTCTGCACTTCTCAGGAACTGGCCGAGAAACGTGACCGCGCCCAAAAAGAGAAAAAGACATATCAATATGACCGCAAGTGCCGCGACCTGAGCGATGATCAGATCAAGGCCAGGCTGGATGACGGTAATAAATTCACTGTTCGGCTGAAGCTTCCCCTGGAGGGTGAAGTCAGCTTCGAAGACCAGGTCCTGGGTAGGGTCTCGAAAGCCTATGCCGACCTGGATGATTTCATCATTGTCCGTTCCGACGGCAGTCCGATCTACAATTTCGCGGTTGTGGCGGATGATATCGAGATGGGTATAAGCCACGTAATCCGGGGCAATGACCATATCGCCAACACCTACAAGCAGGTTGAAATTTACAAAGCTCTGAATGCACAACTTCCGCAGTTCGCCCATATACCGTTGCTATTGCGTCCCGACCGCTCAAAAGTTTCCAAGCGTAAAGGCGATAAATCTGTGACTGAATATCGCGATGAAGGTATTCTTCCGGAGGCGATGTTCAATTTCCTGGCTCTTCTGGGATGGTCGCCCAAAGACGACCGCGAAATCATGAGCCGGGAAGAGATCATCAAAACTTTCGATTTCAAGGGCATCAATCCCAATAATGCCGTTTTCGACCCGGTCAAGCTGACCTGGATGAACAGCCAGTATATCATGAAAATGGACAACCATACACTGGTCGAAAGGATCCAGCCTATTCTGATGGAGAAAGACCTGGCCACCAAGTACTGGATCGAAACCCGCTGGCAGTGGATGCTCAAAGTCGTCGAACAGCTCAAGGAACGATGCGAGAATCTTTACGATTTCGCCGAGAAGGGTTATTATTTCTTCAAGGATGATTTCGAGTATGATCCCAAGGGTGTTAAAAAGCGATTTGCCAAGGAAGGTGTGGCTGAAAAGCTGAAAAAACTGAGAGAGGAGTTCGGCAAACATCAGGATCTGACCAAGTCTGTAGCTGAGCAGGCCATCCGCGGTCTGGCTGAATCGATGGAGGTTGGGGCGGGTCAATTGATCCATCCCACCCGTCTGGCTTTAACCGGCATGACCGGTGGTCCGGGTTTGTTCGATATAATCGAGCTTATAAATCAGCCGGAAGTTGACAAAAGACTGTCAAGGGCGATCGAATTTATCCGATCTTTATAG